One region of Ornithinibacter aureus genomic DNA includes:
- a CDS encoding ornithine cyclodeaminase family protein, with product MNTTNELLILNRRDLEGLALTWPEIVDVIEDAFRQKAQGLVTNPPKPKVTSRDDAFIHAMPAYLGGSDRIGLKWVSGYEQNHAKGLPYIYGSVIMNDPETGRPVALLDGGWITEMRTPAVSGVTMRHVPLSPKRLAIVGCGVQGRRHLEVALSEHPDIEEVVVFDRSQDAAEVLTSMAGDRATRIASSPTDAVDGATIAITTITVPLDPKLDCRNTDENALLLPVDYDDAMATVAFHEAVTYSVDDLGQYGSVAGRKYFFDFPEPVTHLAQVVAGEFDVPDTGRRMFLNMGIAMNDIALSSLVLDRAMERGVGTTVEFP from the coding sequence ATGAACACCACCAACGAGCTGCTCATCCTCAACCGCCGCGATCTCGAGGGTCTCGCCCTGACGTGGCCGGAGATCGTGGACGTCATCGAGGACGCTTTCCGGCAGAAGGCGCAGGGGCTCGTCACGAACCCGCCCAAGCCCAAGGTCACCTCGCGCGACGATGCCTTCATCCACGCAATGCCGGCCTACCTCGGCGGTAGCGACCGCATCGGGCTGAAGTGGGTCTCGGGCTACGAGCAGAACCACGCCAAGGGCCTGCCCTACATCTACGGCTCGGTCATCATGAACGACCCAGAGACGGGCCGCCCGGTCGCCCTGCTCGACGGCGGCTGGATCACCGAGATGCGCACACCCGCCGTCTCGGGAGTGACGATGCGCCACGTGCCGCTCTCACCGAAGCGGCTGGCGATCGTCGGGTGCGGCGTCCAGGGGCGCAGGCACCTCGAGGTGGCCCTCAGTGAGCACCCCGACATCGAGGAGGTCGTCGTGTTCGACCGCTCGCAGGATGCCGCCGAGGTGCTGACCTCGATGGCCGGTGATCGCGCGACGCGCATCGCGTCGTCCCCGACGGATGCCGTGGACGGGGCGACCATCGCGATCACGACGATCACGGTGCCGCTGGACCCCAAGCTCGACTGCCGCAACACCGACGAGAACGCGCTGCTGCTGCCCGTGGACTACGACGACGCCATGGCGACCGTCGCCTTCCACGAGGCGGTCACGTACTCGGTCGACGACCTCGGGCAGTACGGCTCGGTGGCCGGGCGCAAGTACTTCTTCGACTTCCCCGAGCCGGTGACCCACCTGGCGCAGGTCGTGGCGGGTGAGTTCGACGTTCCCGACACGGGGCGGCGGATGTTCCTGAACATGGGCATCGCCATGAACGACATCGCGTTGTCCTCGCTCGTGCTCGACCGGGCGATGGAGCGCGGCGTCGGGACCACGGTCGAGTTCCCGTAG